From the genome of Vitis riparia cultivar Riparia Gloire de Montpellier isolate 1030 chromosome 11, EGFV_Vit.rip_1.0, whole genome shotgun sequence:
GCTAGTAGTTAGAAATTAACCTATTGAAACTATCAAACTTATTATTACAATGGAATTGTTTTCATGGAAGTATCGTTGTCTGTACTTTcttgttaaattcttttttaatgtacacttattatatatatatgaagaaagATCTCACTTTTGATAATCAGCACATGCAGCCACTAATCAAGGTTAGGTTTAGTGGTAATGGTGGAGTGATCTTAATggattttttagaatcattggTGACAACCATCTTCAAGTGGTtgtactaaaaatatttattttattttattttattttattttgagtattttcttaaaagatgTTGTCTTGAACCTTACTAATTAATAATCCACTAAACTTTTTCCAATGATAGTCATTTGTATTACAATGAACGGAATATTCAAGATATCAATTATGATAAGAATCTATATAACATCATGCTTTGTACCAACTAATTCAACTTTGTCCTAGTAGCCAAAACcaagaaggaaaatattttagatgaaattttCCATTACCATAGTGCATGATATATAGTCACTATATATAGAATCAATATATTTCAATTCATTTACatgatatatttttctatttgttgATAGCTGCTAGAATTATCTTCTTTTCACATGCTTTGTGATTTGGACTTTGATACAATATGAAACTGCAACTTGGTATCTCACTAAGTAGAGTagtcttattttgtttattacgTATTTTATTAATGGACTTAGGGATGGAGGAACTCTTTTGAatcttgattatatatatgGTGGTGGGTGTGTTAAATTTAAAGACTCTCCACTTTCTTTTAATGGGAATgaacttaatattttattatgtgTCCATGCTTTGGAATGTATTAGAGCCCATGtgacagtaattttagaaattatttctaattttttaatacttaaaatttaagtgttagaaagaataaaagtgttttgtaaaattactatcaaacacacactcataatttaattcaattccAACGCTAAATCTTTAGTCTTGAATCCCAACTTATATGAGGTAACCAATgagccttttttgttttttttaacttacCTCTTGCATGTCCTTTTACTCAAATAATTAACTTGCATAAGTGCATTAGTTTATAGGTTTAATTGATTGCATGTATCTAGCATGATCATCTTAACCATTTTTCATCATTATATCCTTAATGGGTCTCTAGTTATCTTTTTACCAATAGTGCTTAttactattattgttattattattatttattggaGTTGGGTTTGAGTGCCCAAGTGGGCTAACCCAACCCAActcaatcaatgagaaaatggagaagcagttttttggagttttaaaactaccaaaaaatcatcactattaaaaaaaaaaattctttgtgAGAATTGTTTCTCcctaaaaacaaacaaagaaacaataataatgaatccaatatcattggcaaatttcatattatatacaattaaattcaaaataaagaataaagaagtgaaataagataaaataatacacaacaatcaaattaaagaaTTCAATATATACTCATTcataaaataattccaaataacATGTCAAAAGAGGGCATATGAAAGAGAATTTATCTAGTTTATATGATACATTTACAATGTATAACAAAATCAAAGCAAGATAGAAGTATGCCTAAGGAAGCCAAATTATCAACAATAAACAAAACTTTTAATAACAGGGCAAAACATGGGAATTcacaaaataaatcttaaataaatacTTAGAAATGTTATTcatcaagataaaaaataaataacatttttaatatatccatatcacaatccaaaaacccaaattatttaattataagcTAATTAATACCAAATTAAATCACAATAAGTACACTATATGAAACCCAATTAATCTCCAAACACTTTTGTCTTCAAAGCCTTCCATATGGTTCTTCACAATATCAATCATTGACTCGAGAAGTCCTAAGGCATATCACTCTTAGCATCTATGATTCGTACTATCAATATGcaaaataaactaattaaaaactaaaaaatatttttaaaaattattacaataCTAAACACAATTAAATGAACTTaagaatgaataaaataaacttatttcatttcatatttagttacaataatatatatatatatatatatttaaaccattaaatataattaataactactatatttaactatatatatcaatatactaaaatagtttaaaatactATTAGTATGTTTTATGGTATttcattataaatttaattttcatatttatataatttaatttattaatttattattaatgattaatattcatatatattttaaaattatcatatgtTCATATTTAATACTTGTAAcatttatcatatttcaatttgttaTGTTCTTAATTCCTTATAAACATCtaacataattaattttataaataaattgtcaTATATTAGGAAtacaactataaaaaatattaggaatacgtcataatttcttattttgctttattttttctttttattttttttctttcacgtTTTCTCTCAAATTCCCCTTAACCAAACATAGGGTATTGTAATTATGAAAACTATCCGAGTATTGACTTTTGGAATTTTGAGAGATGGCCTTTTCAATGTTTTGATGGGATGAAGGAGTTGATGGTCTTTTCATCAAAGTTGCTTCAATTCTCAGttgtattttcattaaaaaaaaaaaaaaaaaaaaaaacaattgccaGTGGAGAGAAGCCTAATTTTAGTTCAAAGGCTTGTTCCACTGAACTCAGCCATGGTCTTTGCTTACAAGTTGGTAAAGTGATTTGGTCAACTTCTCTTGTTTAGGTATTTATGCATGAACAGAGTGAAGTAGGGCTGCCCCCAATTCGTCCTACACACCATACTTGATTATAAAGCAAATGCCTGTTGACCCACTAAAAGTGCAcacttttttctctctttttctagTGATCCAAACACCCAAAAGAATTTTATGTGTACATACTTTGCATGATTTGGGTAGCAAGCACGTGTAAGAACAAACACATGGGGCCACCAATTCTACTAGTATTAATGTACGTAGATCATGGGTTACTCCAAGGCTCCATCACCATGGCATAGCTCCCTGTGGTTTCACCAAATCTCCGCTctctttttcaattaaaatatcaGTCtctgttaatttatacttaCATAAAGtcatgattttcaaataataaatatggtgcatattcttttaatattacaAAAGATTATACAATATTGCTTCAAATTATTTTAGCAACTTTTTGGGTTCAATTTTTGTATCAAGTCGTGGGTTAATTCAGCCATGTGTTCTTCCAAACAAAGGCCATGGGGGTACATTGCTTCATTCCGTGCCTTGGAAGTGTGAAAGTCAAAAAAGGTATGCCCAATACCTAATCAACGCGTTACATCAACgaaataatttgaatattattgaaaacaaactatatattatatcattatgtaactatatattatatattctagCCCAATTCATAAACTGTTTTGCTAAAAAGTCTCGTGAAACCACAACTCGATCTTCTTTCATGTCTTGAGAGCTTCAATTTCAGAAGATGACGATGAATCCCAATGTCCAACAGGTGATGATGAATCCCACCAAGCCTGAACGATCCCGTTTCATCATATCCTCCTTCTTCATCCTCTTCCTCTGCGCCGTAGTTTCCATTTACGAAGTCCGTTCCGGCAATCTCCTGAAGTTCGGCAGTCACACTTTCTTCTCCTACAACTCATCATCTTCCGCTAGTTTTCTCCCCCTGAATTCTACCTCCGACGACATCCGGATCTTCATCGGAATCCTGACCCTCCCCGACCAGTACCAGCGCCGGCACTTCCTCCGCATTGTTTACGGCACCCAGTCCCCGGCCGGAGCAAAGGTCGACGTCAAGTTCGTGTTCTGCAACCTCACGAAGGAAGACCAGAAAGTCTTGGTTGCGCTGGAGATAATGCGGTACGACGACATAATCATCCTCAACTGCACGGAGAACATGAACCAGGGCAAGACGTATACGTACTTCTCGAGCTTGCCGGAGATGCTGAATTCCACTGAGGGGCCATCTCCGCCGTACCATTACGTAATGAAGGCGGACGACGACACGTATCTGAGGCTGGACAACCTGGTGAAGTCTCTAAGGCCATTGCCCCGTGAAGATTTGTATTATGGTTGCGTGGTTCCATGTCGAAGCATGAACCCATTTGTTCACTTTATGTCCGGAATGGGGTACTTGGTTTCATGGGACATTGTGGAGTGGATTGGGGTTTCTGAGATTCCGAAGAACCACATGGTAGGCCCCGAAGACAGAGTGTTCGCAGATTGGCTTCGAGAGGGGAGTAGAGGGAGGAACAGGCACATGGCGAAGTGGGAGATGTACGATTACCCGGAGCCGCGGTCGGTGTGTACACATGAGCTGTGGCCTAACACCATTGCAGTGCACCTTCTGAAGAAGCAGGAGAAGTGGATTGAGACCTTGAAGTATTTCAATGTTACCCAGAACTTGAAGCCATCAAAACTTTATCATATACCTTAGGATGATCTGCGATCATGttcattttgtttatatattcatttttttagttcttgGCTTTAATTTCTGAATCAGTATACACTGGTTATGACGATTCAATCAATATTACAAC
Proteins encoded in this window:
- the LOC117925507 gene encoding uncharacterized protein LOC117925507, with amino-acid sequence MTMNPNVQQVMMNPTKPERSRFIISSFFILFLCAVVSIYEVRSGNLLKFGSHTFFSYNSSSSASFLPLNSTSDDIRIFIGILTLPDQYQRRHFLRIVYGTQSPAGAKVDVKFVFCNLTKEDQKVLVALEIMRYDDIIILNCTENMNQGKTYTYFSSLPEMLNSTEGPSPPYHYVMKADDDTYLRLDNLVKSLRPLPREDLYYGCVVPCRSMNPFVHFMSGMGYLVSWDIVEWIGVSEIPKNHMVGPEDRVFADWLREGSRGRNRHMAKWEMYDYPEPRSVCTHELWPNTIAVHLLKKQEKWIETLKYFNVTQNLKPSKLYHIP